One window from the genome of Bubalus kerabau isolate K-KA32 ecotype Philippines breed swamp buffalo chromosome 17, PCC_UOA_SB_1v2, whole genome shotgun sequence encodes:
- the LOC129630890 gene encoding chemokine-like factor isoform X2, translating to MDSSPLSHQRSTPSVFHSNILSLNLTALAVTSMTLFILAQAPEPYIVVTGFEVASTFFFILLYILRLDRLISCLFWPLLDIINSVVAAVFMIVVSVLALIPETTTYTVLGGVFGLAASVFCIADGALIYRKLLFNPGGPYQKTDAHGKL from the exons atggattcttcaccacttagccaccagagaagcacccCCAGTGTTTTTCATAGCAACATTCTAAGTTTAAATTTGACG gcACTAGCTGTGACATCTATGACCCTTTTCATCCTAGCACAAGCGCCAGAGCCGTACATTGTCGTCACTGGATTTGAAGTCGcttctactttctttttcatacttttatATATACTCAGACTTGATCGATTAATTAGCTGTTTATTTTGGCCTTTACTT GATATTATCAACTCAGTGGTAGCAGCAGTATTCATGATAGTTGTATCTGTGTTGGCACTGATCCCAGAAACCACAACATATACAGTCCTTGGAGGG GTGTTTGGACTCGCGGCCTCGGTGTTCTGTATTGCCGATGGGGCACTTATATACCGGAAGCTGCTGTTTAATCCAGGTGGTCCTTATCAGAAAACTGATGCTCATGGCAAACTATGA